The genomic window ATTCGCAGCGCAGGCGATCAAGAAGCTCGCCGACCTCGGCTGGTCCCCGGTGCATATCCTCGACATCAATGCGAGCCCGGTGTCGGCGACATTGAAACCCGCAGGCCTCGACATCTCCAAGGGCATCATCTCCACCAATTACGGCAAGGACCCCGGCGATCCCCAGTGGAAGGACGATCCGGGCGTGAAGGCCTTCTTCGCCTTCATGGACAAGTATTTTCCGGAAGGCGACAAGCTCAACACCGTCAACACCTACGCCTATTCGGTGGCCGAGCTGCTGGTGCAGGTTCTGAAGCAATGCGGCGACAACCTGACGCGTGAGAACGTCATGAAGCAGGTCGCCGGCATCAAGGGCTATACGCCGAGCCTGGCGCTGCCCGGCATCAAGATCACTACGGGCCCGAACGACTATCGCATCAACAAGCAGATGCAGATGATGAAGTTCAACGGCGAGCGCTGGGAGCTGTTCGGACCGATCATCGCAGACACCGGGCCGTCGGGTTAGTGTTGGCCTCGGTAGGGTGGGGTGGGCATAGGCGCGCAGCGCCGTGCCCACCATCTCTCCACGATCGCATGAGACGTGGTGGGCACGCGCCGGAATGCGCATTCGCGCACTCCGGCGCTTTGCCCACGCTATGGACTACGTCGGTATCTCGCCAAAGTTCTTCCCCACCGGCAGCACTGCATGCCGAATCAGACGCGAATCCTCCACCGCTGCCTGCCTATGCTTGACCGCTTCGCGATAGACGGGATCGCGGATCATCTCGACGAAGGCAGCAACGCTGGGATATTCGGCGATGAAGCAATGGTCCCAGCGCTCGTCTTGCGGACCGATCAGCATCAGCTCGAACCTGCCCTGCCAGATGATGCGGCCGCCGAGGCGCTCGAACACCGGGCCGCTCTCGCGGCCATAGGCCGCATAGGCTTCCGCGCCGCTCGCCTTGCGGCCGTCCGGATAGGCCGCCTCCTTGCGCAACCGCACCAGGTTGAGCATGTGGATCGGGCCCGGGCGGTCGTTGTCCCGGAATTGCGCGAAGATCTCCTTGGTTGGATCGATATGGCCCATGCGAGTTCCCTCTTTCTTGATGCGGGCGATCCTAGCTCCGGCGCCTCAGAAGCGGAACTGCGACCGGCGAATGCCGCACCTCCTAATCGCGCGTTAAGCTTTGTGTAACCGGGCCTTAAACAGCGACCGCTAGCGTGCGGCGGGGCGGGCTGACCGGGCGTTTTGCGTATGGCGTGGGGAAAGAAAAAGGGTGGGCGGAAGGAGCCGTTGTTCGGCTTGCCCGCGGCGCTCGCCGATCTGCGCCTGACGGCTGCGGACCGCATTCCCGGCGGCGAGGACAAGCCCAAGAAGTCAGCGAAAGCATCCGCCAAGCGCAAGAGCGAGGATGCCGGCGACGAGCCGCCGCCGCGCGAGCGCAAGGCTCCGGCCGGTCGCAGCGGCGCCAAACGCCGATCGAAATCGCGCGGAGGCTTTAGCCTCGGCCGCCTGGTCTATTGGGGCGCGGTGCTCGGCCTGTGGGGCGTCATCGCCGTGATCGGCATCGTGATCTATGTCGGCGCCCATCTGCCGCCGATCCAGTCGCTGGAGATCCCTAAGCGGCCACCGACGATTCAGATCGTCGGCATCGACGGCAGCATGCTGGCGCAGCGCGGCGAGATGGCCGGCGCCAACATCGCGCTGAAGGATTTGCCGCCCTATCTCCCCAAGGCATTCATCGCCATCGAGGACCGCCGCTTCTATTCGCATTTCGGCATTGACCCGGTCGGCATCCTGCGCGCCCTCGTCACCAATGTGCTCCATCGCGGCGTCTCGCAGGGCGGCTCGACGCTAACCCAGCAGCTCGCGAAAAACCTGTTCCTGACCCAGGAGCGCACCATGCAGCGCAAGCTGCAGGAGGCAGAGCTCGCGATCTGGCTGGAGCGCAAGCATTCCAAGAACGAGATTCTGGAGCTCTATCTGAACCGCGTCTATTTCGGCTCCGGCGCCTACGGCGTCGAAGCTGCCGCGCAGAAATATTTCGGCAAGTCGGCGAAGAACGTGACGATCGCTGAAGCGGCCATGCTGGCCGGCCTCGTCAAATCGCCCTCGCGCCTTGCGCCGAACCGCAATCCCGAGGGCGCGGAAGCGCGCGCGCAAATCGTGCTGGCGGCGATGGCGGATGCAAAGTTCATCACCGACGCGCAGGCCAAGGCCTCGATCGGCCATCCCTCCTACGAGGTGAAGCCGGTCGGCGCCGGCACGGTCAATTACGTCGCCGATTGGATCGGCGAAGTGCTGGACGACCTGGTCGGCCAGATCGATGAGAGCATCAAGGTCGAGACCACGATCGATCCAAAGCTCCAGAGCGTGGCGGAAGCCGCCATCATCGACGAGCTCGCGGCCAAGAGCGTCAAGTTCAACGTCAGCCAGGGCGCACTGGTGGCGATGGCGCCCGATGGCGCCGTGCGCGCCATGGTGGGCGGGCGGAACTATTCCGAGAGCCAGTACAACCGCGCGGTCACGGCAAAACGCCAGCCGGGCTCCTCGTTCAAGCCGTTCGTGTACCTCACCGCGCTCGAGCAGGGGCTGACGCCGGATACCGTCCGCCAGGACGCGCCGATCGAGGTGAAGGGTTGGCGGCCTGAGAACTACACCCACGAATATTTCGGCGCGGTGACGCTGACGCAGGCGCTGGCGATGTCGCTCAACACGGTTGCCATACGCCTCGGCCTCGAGGTCGGGCCGAAGAACGTGGTGCGCACCGCGCACCGGCTCGGCATCTCCTCGAAACTCGAGCCCAATGCCTCGATCGCGCTGGGCACCTCGGAAGTCTCCATGGTCGAGCTGGTCGGCGCCTATGCCCCCTTCGCCAATGGCGGCCTTGCGGTGACGCCGCATGTCGTGACGCGGATCAGGACGCTCAGTGGCAAGCTGCTCTACATGCGCCAGCCGGACGAGCGCAACCAGGTGATCGACCCCCGCTATGTCGGCATGATGAACACGATGATGCGGGAGACCTTGATCAACGGTACCGCCAAGAAGGCCGAAATCCCCGGCTGGCCGGCGGCCGGCAAGACCGGCACCAGCCAGGATTACCGCGACGCCTGGTTCATCGGCTACACCGCCAACCTCGTCACCGGCGTCTGGCTCGGCAATGACGACAACTCGCCGACCAAGAAGGCGACCGGCGGCGGCCTGCCGGTTGAAGTCTGGACGCGCTTCATGCGCACGGCGCACGAGGGCGTGCCCGTGGCCGCCTTGCCGAATTCACAAGCCAGCTGGGGCCTGTCGAACCTCGCGCAGGCGGCTTCGCAGGTGTCTCCGCCGACAGCGCCTGGGCCGGCACCGGCGAACAATGGCGGCTATCGCCCACCGCCTCCCACGCGCGCCAATGTGCGCCCCGAGGCGGCTGCGGGGCTCGATGGCTGGCTGATGGATCGCCTGTTTGGCGGGAATCGATAGGTTGGGGCCGAGGGCCTTGGGCCCCTTGAAACAAAAACTGCGAAAACAACCCCATGCACAATAGACGGCAATCGCCGGCGCGATGCGCGGCTGATGATGCGAAGCGTTTGATGCGGCGGGACTAAACGAGCGAGACGCGCAATCGTCGCGAAGTGTGGCGAAAATCGAGCGAGAGGCTTGGGTGTTGCTCCACCCTGCCCTGTCATTCCCGCGAGGGCGGGGAATCCAGTACGCCGCGGCGTCTCGGCCGACAACAACCGTCTCTGGAATACTGTCGTCGCCCGGTCAAGCCGGGCGACGACATCGAATGCTGTGCTGGTAGTGGCGCTTAACCCGCAACGAGGCCTAATCCTCGGCCCCATACCGGTGCAGGTCGTTGCCGTACGTGTCGAGCCACTTCTTGGCACGCTCCATCGACGGGCAGACTTTTCCGCACACGCGCCAGAACCGCGCCGAGTGGTTCATCTCGACGAGATGGGCGACCTCGTGGGCGGCGAGGTAGTCGAGCACGAAGGGCGGCGCGAGGATCAGGCGCCAGGAGAACGACAGCGAGCCGGCCGAGGTGCAGGAACCCCAACGGCTGGATTGGTCGCGGATCGAGAGCCGCTTGACCCTGACGCCGAGCTCGGCCGCGTAGGCTTCCGCCGAGCGCTGAAGGTCCCGGCGCGCCTCGCGCTTGAGGAAGTCGCTGACGCGGCGGTCGACATAGTCGAAACCGCCGGCAACGCAGAGAATGCGTTCACCGCTGTCGCGCATCTCGGTCCACACCGTGCCACGCTCACCGGCGCGGTGAACGATGCGATGGGGAACGCCGCGCAGCGGTATCACCGTTCCCGACTGGAACGGAGCGGCCTTCGGCAAGCGACCGAGACGTGCAGCGATCCACGCACCGTGACGCTGCGCGAAGTCCTTGGCCTCGACCAGCGTGCCACGCGGCGGCATGGTGAGGATGGCTTCGCGGTCGCTCGGATGAATTCTGAGCGTGTAGCGGCGCGCGCGTCTGTGTCGGCGCAACCTGATCGCGAAAAACTGCGATCCGTGGGTGATGACGAGGGTCTTCGGTTCGTGGGGCCGCCGATAAAGGAGCGCGCGAGTGGCCATGTCTGTCAGTCCGGGGGGCAGGAGGGCGCCCGGATTCTGCCATAACCGCCGCCATGGAAAGCGCTCGGCGCAAAAACAAATCATTTGCCCAATATACAGCGGTCAAGCGTCCGGGAGACCCTACAGACTGGGGTTGGAACCCGTTTTTTTCGCCCCCGCTGGATGCATGCGGCACCCCCAAGGGCTGAGTGTCGACTCACTCCTATAAGGCTACCTAAATACCGCGAATCTGGAGGGAAGCGACCCCTGTCGGAGCCTCCGACAGGGCCTGAATTTTCGACGGGAAAGCCGAAATACGCGACCAGAGCCGCACCGATGAAATCGGAGCGGCTCTTGTTTCCTGTTTTGACGCGTTTTCTCTACGCGAACCGGTCGCCACTTCGCTCGAAAAACGCTCTATTCGGCCGCGAGCGCCTGCAATGAGCTCGGATTCGCCGCCGAGACCATGAAATCATGAATCCGCGGCAAGATTTCCGACTTGAAACGCGAACCGTTGAACACGCCGTAATGTCCGACGCCCTTCTGGACGTAATGAACGCGGCGATGATCGGGAATCGAGCTGCACAATGTGTGCGTTGCTTCGGTCTGACCGAGACCGGAGATGTCGTCCTTCTCGCCTTCGACCGTCATCAACGCCACACGCGTGATCTTGGAGGGATCGACGCGTGTTCCACGATGGGTCATCTCGCCCTTGGGCAGCGCGTGCTTCACGAACACGGTGTCGACGGTTTGCAGATAATACTCGGCGGAGAGGTCCATGACCGCGAGATATTCATCGTAGAACTCGCGATGCTTGTCGACGAGGTCACCGTCGCCCTTCACCAGATTGGCGAAGAGCTGCTTGTGCGCATCCATGTGCCGGTCGAGATTCATGCTGATGAAGCCGTTGAGCTGCAGGAATCCCGGATAGACGTCGCGCATCATGCCCGGATGCGGGAACGGCACCTTGGTGATGACATGGTTGCGGAACCAGTCGATGCCGCGCTCCTGAGCGAGGTTGTTCACCGCGGTCGGATTGCGGCGGGTATCGATCGGCCCGCCCATCAGCGTCATCGAGGTGGGCACGAAGGGATCGCGCCGCGCTTCCATGATCGAGACGGCGGCGACGACGGGCACGGAGGGCTGGCACACCGCCATGACATGGGTGTGGCCGCCGAGGACGTGCAGCATCTCGATGACATAGTCGATGTAGTCGTCGAGGTCGAAGCGGCCTTCGCTGAGCGGCACCATGCGGGCATCGGCCCAATCGGTGATGTAGACCTCATGCGCGGGCAGGAGGGCTTCCACCGTGCCGCGCAGCAGCGTGGCATAATGGCCGGACATCGGCGCGACGATCAGCACGCGCGGCTGCGGGCTGCGCAAGGGACGGGCGAACTTGCGATCGAAGTAGAGCAGCTGGCAGAACGGCTTTTCCCAGACCGAGCGGATCTCGACGGGGACGCGGATGCCGTTGACCTCGGTGTCGTTGAGGCCCCATTCCGGCTTGCCGTAGCGGCGCGTGGTGCGCTCGAACAATTCGCAGGCCGCGGCGACCGACTTGCCGACCTCGGTGCGCGCCAAGGGATTGAGGGGATTCTGAAACAGGAGCTTGGTCGCATCGGTGACCGCGCGGGCCGGATTGAGAGAGGCATGCGCCATCTCGTACATCCAGTACATCGGCGTCGTCAGGACCGGACTGCCTTCAGCCGCCAGGGGCGGCGCGCCGCCAAACTCACCAATAGGCATCGCTATATTCCTCTTCGCATCGCAGCATACTGCCGAATGCGCAATATTGCGTCAATGCATGGTTCCGTACATCTACGTGTTGGGAAAGCCAAAACCAGCCTGAATCCACGGGAAAGTGACGTTATTCGCCAGCCGAGAGCAGCGAGCCGTGCTTCCTGGCGCTTCGCAACAGGGCAAGGAATGCCCCAAAAGATGCAACCAGCAGTACTGCGTTGATGGCCAATGCCTCCAGCATCAGATCGGTCCGAAAGGTTTGCTCGATCAGGAGCGCGCGCATGCCCTCGAAGGCGTAGGTCGGCGGCAACGCCCAGGCGACGTATTGCAACCAGGCCGGCAGCACGCTGACGGGATAGTAGACGCACGCCAGCGGCAGGATGGCGAACATCAAGGTCCAGACGATGCTCTCGGCGCCGAGGCCGTTTCGCAGCACCAGGCCCGAGACGAAGATGCCGACTGACCAGCTCGTGAAGATCAGATTGCAGAAGAAGGCGATCAGCGGCAGGCCGAGGGCATAGACATTGAAGTGAAACAGGAACAGCGCGAGCAGGGTCATCGGGATGATGCCGATGGCGAGCCGGATCAGGCTCATCACCATCAGCGACAGCAGAAACTCGATCGGCTTGAGCGGGCTCATCATGAGGTTGCCGATGTTGCGCGCCCACATCTCCTCCAGGAACGAGATGGAGAAGCCGAGCTGCCCGCGGAACAGGATGTCCCAGAGGATGACGGCGCCGATCAGCGTGCCGCCGGCGCGCGCGAAGAAATTGGCATTTTCGGCGATGTAGAGCTGAAGAAAGCCCCAGGTGATGACTTGCAGCGCCGGCCAGTACAAGAGCTCGAGCAGCCGCGGCCAGGACGACATCAAGAGGTACCAATAGCGCAGGATCATCGCGCCGATGCGATGGACGGAGATGCCGCGGTGGAGGGACAGCTCGGTCATGACGGCCTCTGGTAGCCCGGCCGCAACCAGTAGCCCGAATGGAGCGCAGCGCAATCCGGGATCAGCCTATCCAGACACGAGAACCCCGGATTACGCTGCGCTCCATCAGGGCTACGACTCCTTCTCACCGTGCCGCCTCCTTCGCGCCGTTCACCCGGCCGCGCGCGACGTCCAAAAACACCTCCTCCAGCGTGGTGCGGTTGTAACGTGCCATGAT from Bradyrhizobium zhanjiangense includes these protein-coding regions:
- a CDS encoding DUF1330 domain-containing protein — translated: MGHIDPTKEIFAQFRDNDRPGPIHMLNLVRLRKEAAYPDGRKASGAEAYAAYGRESGPVFERLGGRIIWQGRFELMLIGPQDERWDHCFIAEYPSVAAFVEMIRDPVYREAVKHRQAAVEDSRLIRHAVLPVGKNFGEIPT
- a CDS encoding transglycosylase domain-containing protein; the encoded protein is MAWGKKKGGRKEPLFGLPAALADLRLTAADRIPGGEDKPKKSAKASAKRKSEDAGDEPPPRERKAPAGRSGAKRRSKSRGGFSLGRLVYWGAVLGLWGVIAVIGIVIYVGAHLPPIQSLEIPKRPPTIQIVGIDGSMLAQRGEMAGANIALKDLPPYLPKAFIAIEDRRFYSHFGIDPVGILRALVTNVLHRGVSQGGSTLTQQLAKNLFLTQERTMQRKLQEAELAIWLERKHSKNEILELYLNRVYFGSGAYGVEAAAQKYFGKSAKNVTIAEAAMLAGLVKSPSRLAPNRNPEGAEARAQIVLAAMADAKFITDAQAKASIGHPSYEVKPVGAGTVNYVADWIGEVLDDLVGQIDESIKVETTIDPKLQSVAEAAIIDELAAKSVKFNVSQGALVAMAPDGAVRAMVGGRNYSESQYNRAVTAKRQPGSSFKPFVYLTALEQGLTPDTVRQDAPIEVKGWRPENYTHEYFGAVTLTQALAMSLNTVAIRLGLEVGPKNVVRTAHRLGISSKLEPNASIALGTSEVSMVELVGAYAPFANGGLAVTPHVVTRIRTLSGKLLYMRQPDERNQVIDPRYVGMMNTMMRETLINGTAKKAEIPGWPAAGKTGTSQDYRDAWFIGYTANLVTGVWLGNDDNSPTKKATGGGLPVEVWTRFMRTAHEGVPVAALPNSQASWGLSNLAQAASQVSPPTAPGPAPANNGGYRPPPPTRANVRPEAAAGLDGWLMDRLFGGNR
- a CDS encoding M48 family metallopeptidase; this translates as MICFCAERFPWRRLWQNPGALLPPGLTDMATRALLYRRPHEPKTLVITHGSQFFAIRLRRHRRARRYTLRIHPSDREAILTMPPRGTLVEAKDFAQRHGAWIAARLGRLPKAAPFQSGTVIPLRGVPHRIVHRAGERGTVWTEMRDSGERILCVAGGFDYVDRRVSDFLKREARRDLQRSAEAYAAELGVRVKRLSIRDQSSRWGSCTSAGSLSFSWRLILAPPFVLDYLAAHEVAHLVEMNHSARFWRVCGKVCPSMERAKKWLDTYGNDLHRYGAED
- a CDS encoding polyhydroxyalkanoate depolymerase; this encodes MPIGEFGGAPPLAAEGSPVLTTPMYWMYEMAHASLNPARAVTDATKLLFQNPLNPLARTEVGKSVAAACELFERTTRRYGKPEWGLNDTEVNGIRVPVEIRSVWEKPFCQLLYFDRKFARPLRSPQPRVLIVAPMSGHYATLLRGTVEALLPAHEVYITDWADARMVPLSEGRFDLDDYIDYVIEMLHVLGGHTHVMAVCQPSVPVVAAVSIMEARRDPFVPTSMTLMGGPIDTRRNPTAVNNLAQERGIDWFRNHVITKVPFPHPGMMRDVYPGFLQLNGFISMNLDRHMDAHKQLFANLVKGDGDLVDKHREFYDEYLAVMDLSAEYYLQTVDTVFVKHALPKGEMTHRGTRVDPSKITRVALMTVEGEKDDISGLGQTEATHTLCSSIPDHRRVHYVQKGVGHYGVFNGSRFKSEILPRIHDFMVSAANPSSLQALAAE
- a CDS encoding ABC transporter permease, which encodes MTELSLHRGISVHRIGAMILRYWYLLMSSWPRLLELLYWPALQVITWGFLQLYIAENANFFARAGGTLIGAVILWDILFRGQLGFSISFLEEMWARNIGNLMMSPLKPIEFLLSLMVMSLIRLAIGIIPMTLLALFLFHFNVYALGLPLIAFFCNLIFTSWSVGIFVSGLVLRNGLGAESIVWTLMFAILPLACVYYPVSVLPAWLQYVAWALPPTYAFEGMRALLIEQTFRTDLMLEALAINAVLLVASFGAFLALLRSARKHGSLLSAGE